One window of the Janthinobacterium sp. PAMC25594 genome contains the following:
- the erpA gene encoding iron-sulfur cluster insertion protein ErpA, which produces MNAVAEMQDVIPSPIIFTDSAAEKVAQLIEEEGNPDLKLRVFVQGGGCSGFQYGFTFDEIVNEDDTTMVKNGVQLLIDSMSYQYLVGAEIDYKDDLEGAQFVIKNPTATSTCGCGSSFSV; this is translated from the coding sequence ATGAATGCAGTCGCTGAAATGCAAGATGTGATCCCTTCGCCTATCATCTTTACCGATAGCGCCGCCGAAAAAGTCGCGCAGCTGATCGAGGAAGAAGGCAATCCCGACCTGAAATTGCGCGTCTTCGTGCAGGGTGGCGGCTGTTCCGGCTTCCAGTACGGCTTCACCTTCGACGAAATCGTCAACGAAGATGACACCACCATGGTCAAGAACGGCGTCCAGTTGTTGATCGATTCCATGAGCTACCAGTATCTGGTCGGCGCGGAAATCGATTACAAGGATGACCTGGAAGGCGCGCAGTTCGTGATCAAGAATCCGACGGCGACGTCTACCTGTGGTTGCGGTTCTTCGTTCTCGGTATAA
- a CDS encoding polymer-forming cytoskeletal protein, with product MFERNAKNPIDTLIGASTRIEGDLLFCGGLRIDGHVRGNVTGEPGELTHVVLGEAGRIDGEVRCSSLVVSGEINGPVYVSEMLEIQPKARIVGEVYYKVLEMHSGALVQGKLSRHDSADPVLHLAVSEM from the coding sequence ATGTTCGAGCGCAACGCGAAAAACCCCATCGACACCCTGATCGGCGCCTCCACGCGGATCGAGGGCGACTTGCTGTTTTGCGGCGGCTTGCGCATCGATGGCCATGTGCGCGGCAATGTCACGGGCGAGCCGGGCGAGCTCACGCATGTGGTGCTGGGCGAGGCGGGGCGCATTGATGGCGAAGTGCGCTGCTCCAGCCTGGTCGTCAGCGGCGAGATCAATGGCCCCGTGTATGTGTCTGAAATGCTTGAAATCCAGCCGAAAGCCCGCATTGTAGGGGAGGTGTATTACAAGGTGCTGGAAATGCACAGCGGCGCCTTGGTGCAAGGAAAGCTCAGTCGCCACGACAGCGCCGACCCCGTGCTGCACCTGGCCGTGTCGGAAATGTGA
- the argC gene encoding N-acetyl-gamma-glutamyl-phosphate reductase: MIKVGIVGGTGYTGVELLRLLATHPDVELTAITSRKEDGLPVADMYPSLRGHVKLAFTSPDKANLEQCDVVFFATPHGVAMAQAPALLAAGVKVIDLAADFRLKDQAKFEQWYKIPHTAPELIEQAVYGLPELNREDIKKASLIANPGCYPTTMQLGFYPLLKAGLVNAGGLIADCKSGVSGAGRKAEIGILFSESSDSFKAYGVAGHRHLPETTAQLQRFTDDKVGLTFTPHLVPMIRGMHSTLYAQLNKDVSNEELQSLFEEQYKDEPFVDVMPFGSHPETRSTRGSNMLRLALHRPEGGNTVIVLVVQDNLVKGASGQAVQCMNLMFGLKETAGLQHIALLP; this comes from the coding sequence ATGATCAAAGTTGGCATCGTCGGCGGCACTGGATACACGGGCGTGGAATTGCTGCGCTTGCTGGCTACCCATCCAGATGTTGAGTTGACGGCGATTACCTCGCGCAAGGAAGATGGCTTGCCCGTTGCTGACATGTATCCTTCCCTGCGTGGCCACGTCAAACTGGCGTTTACTTCGCCGGACAAGGCGAATCTGGAACAGTGCGACGTGGTCTTCTTTGCCACCCCGCATGGTGTTGCCATGGCGCAAGCACCAGCCTTGCTGGCCGCCGGCGTGAAAGTCATCGACCTGGCCGCCGACTTCCGCCTGAAAGACCAGGCCAAGTTCGAGCAATGGTACAAGATTCCCCATACGGCCCCGGAGCTGATCGAGCAGGCCGTGTATGGCTTGCCGGAACTGAACCGCGAAGACATTAAAAAAGCCAGCCTGATCGCCAACCCCGGTTGCTATCCGACCACCATGCAACTGGGCTTTTACCCGCTGCTCAAGGCGGGCCTCGTCAACGCCGGCGGCTTGATCGCCGACTGCAAGTCGGGCGTGTCCGGCGCCGGCCGCAAGGCGGAAATCGGCATCCTGTTTTCGGAAAGCAGCGACAGCTTCAAGGCCTACGGCGTGGCCGGTCACCGCCACCTGCCGGAAACGACGGCGCAATTGCAGCGTTTCACGGACGACAAAGTGGGGCTGACCTTCACGCCGCACCTGGTGCCGATGATCCGCGGCATGCACTCGACCCTGTACGCGCAGCTGAACAAGGATGTCAGCAATGAAGAATTGCAATCCTTGTTCGAAGAGCAATACAAGGATGAGCCTTTCGTCGACGTGATGCCATTCGGCTCGCACCCGGAAACGCGCTCCACGCGCGGCTCGAACATGCTGCGCCTGGCCTTGCACCGTCCCGAAGGCGGCAATACCGTCATCGTGCTGGTGGTGCAGGATAACCTGGTCAAGGGCGCATCGGGCCAGGCCGTGCAGTGCATGAACTTGATGTTTGGATTGAAAGAAACGGCCGGCTTGCAACATATCGCCTTGCTGCCATAA
- the rpsI gene encoding 30S ribosomal protein S9 — MIGNYNYGTGRRKSAVARVFIKVGTGLIVVNGKPANEYFSRETGLMVIRQPLELTGNVERFDIKVNVHGGGESGQAGAVRHGITRALIDYDAALKPELAKAGFVTRDAREVERKKVGLRKARRAKQFSKR; from the coding sequence ATGATCGGTAATTACAATTATGGAACCGGCCGTCGCAAAAGTGCAGTGGCTCGGGTTTTTATCAAAGTTGGCACAGGCTTGATCGTTGTTAACGGCAAACCAGCAAACGAATACTTTTCGCGCGAAACAGGTCTGATGGTCATCCGTCAACCTCTGGAACTGACCGGCAATGTCGAGCGTTTCGACATCAAAGTCAACGTCCATGGCGGCGGTGAGTCGGGCCAGGCTGGTGCAGTTCGTCACGGCATCACCCGCGCTCTGATCGACTACGATGCAGCGCTGAAACCGGAACTGGCGAAAGCCGGCTTCGTGACCCGCGATGCACGTGAAGTCGAGCGTAAAAAAGTTGGTCTGCGCAAAGCACGTCGCGCAAAGCAATTCTCGAAGCGTTAA
- the rplM gene encoding 50S ribosomal protein L13 yields the protein MKTFSAKGHEVQRDWFVVDATDKVLGRVASEVALRLRGKHKPEFTPHVDTGDFIVVINAGKLRVTGTKATEKIYYRHSGYPGGIYETNFQKMQQRFPGRALEKAVKGMLPKGPLGYAMIKKLKVYAEGSHPHAAQQPKALVL from the coding sequence ATGAAAACATTTTCCGCTAAAGGACATGAAGTCCAGCGCGATTGGTTCGTGGTTGACGCGACGGACAAAGTCCTCGGACGTGTTGCCAGCGAAGTGGCACTCCGACTGCGCGGCAAACACAAACCAGAATTTACTCCTCACGTCGATACCGGCGACTTTATCGTCGTCATCAACGCAGGCAAACTGCGTGTGACCGGTACCAAAGCTACTGAGAAAATTTACTACCGTCACTCTGGCTATCCAGGCGGCATCTACGAAACCAACTTCCAGAAAATGCAACAGCGTTTTCCAGGTCGCGCGCTTGAGAAAGCGGTCAAGGGCATGCTGCCTAAAGGCCCACTCGGCTACGCAATGATCAAGAAGCTGAAAGTGTACGCGGAAGGTTCCCATCCGCACGCTGCTCAGCAACCTAAAGCACTTGTTCTCTAA
- a CDS encoding OsmC family protein, with the protein MECKVSWNGPSGMSFRAETGSGHLVTMDGAPDGGGHNLAPRPMEMVLLGTGGCTAYDVVLILKRGREAVSGCEVTLKAERADTDPKVFTKIHFHFTVRGKALKPTAVERAVTLSHDKYCSASIMLAKTAEITHSFEIIEE; encoded by the coding sequence ATGGAATGCAAAGTCAGCTGGAATGGCCCGTCGGGCATGAGTTTTCGGGCAGAAACCGGTTCCGGCCACCTGGTGACCATGGATGGCGCGCCCGACGGCGGCGGCCACAACCTGGCGCCGCGCCCCATGGAAATGGTCTTGCTGGGCACGGGCGGCTGCACCGCCTATGACGTGGTGCTGATCCTGAAACGGGGACGCGAAGCCGTCAGCGGCTGCGAAGTGACCCTGAAGGCCGAGCGCGCCGACACCGACCCGAAAGTGTTTACCAAGATCCACTTCCATTTCACCGTGCGGGGCAAGGCCCTGAAACCGACGGCCGTGGAACGGGCCGTGACTTTGTCGCACGACAAATATTGCTCGGCGTCGATCATGCTGGCGAAAACTGCCGAGATCACCCACTCGTTCGAAATCATCGAGGAATGA